The proteins below come from a single Magallana gigas chromosome 10, xbMagGiga1.1, whole genome shotgun sequence genomic window:
- the LOC136272465 gene encoding protein mab-21-like produces MSDNCRVSEALYVGLCGYIGTPTEVTVRREVEDMAEMTQIPVQVDNGFRIITSGSRREGFRFKSSDIDMMLWFTNHKVITELSQSSVYDLLTHSIILIEDTDTPPGFVRLQILTSLRNRIIELSVVSFNDGMYISCVRWRQKMLTLWSKIITFNNVKTHGPCANGFIYNLETDYANCFHCSHWSRLTCHWRKRCTLHHWPPNHVFGDILKNGCHFVPIGNKISADENELDWRLSFSQAEQKLVCSMNHTQFLCYGLLKIFLKEVINLDIEETFMCSYYVKTTMFWLMQIGHITWRPNNLLNCFWKCFKYLLQCLYRGVVPNFFVPQNNMFVSKLSTVKGAHARMCLLEQLYMYYEMGVTCCLLQSPTVKRMIEPVICNSFVRKKNTS; encoded by the coding sequence ATGTCTGACAATTGTCGTGTGTCTGAGGCCCTGTACGTGGGTTTGTGTGGTTATATAGGGACACCGACAGAGGTGACCGTCAGGAGAGAGGTGGAGGACATGGCGGAAATGACACAGATACCTGTACAGGTAGATAATGGTTTCCGAATTATTACCAGTGGTAGTAGAAGGGAAGGTTTTAGATTTAAGTCTTCTGACATAGACATGATGCTCTGGTTTACCAATCATAAAGTCATAACGGAATTATCACAGTCTAGTGTTTACGATCTGTTAACACATTCCATTATTCTAATTGAGGACACTGATACACCACCTGGGTTTGTCAGACTACAAATTCTGACGTCACTACGAAATAGAATCATTGAATTGTCAGTTGTTTCATTTAATGACGGCATGTACATATCATGTGTGAGGTGGAGACAAAAAATGTTGACTCTATGGAGTAAAATTATAACCTTTAACAATGTAAAAACCCATGGTCCTTGTGCAAACGGGttcatttataatttagaaACTGACTATGCTAATTGTTTTCATTGTTCCCACTGGTCACGATTAACCTGTCATTGGAGAAAAAGATGTACCCTGCATCACTGGCCTCCAAACCACGTGTTTGGTGATATTCTTAAGAATGGTTGTCATTTTGTGCCTATCGGAAATAAAATATCAGCCGATGAAAATGAACTTGATTGGAGATTATCGTTTTCTCAGGCAGAACAAAAACTAGTGTGCTCCATGAATCATACACAATTTCTTTGTTACggacttttgaaaatatttctcaagGAAGTCATCAATCTCGACATAGAAGAAACATTCATGTGTTCCTATTATGTGAAGACAACGATGTTCTGGCTGATGCAAATAGGACATATCACATGGCGTCCAAATAACTTACTGAATTGTTTctggaaatgttttaaatatttgttacaaTGCCTTTATCGTGGTGTGGTTCCAAACTTTTTTGTCCCACAGAACAACATGTTTGTCAGTAAATTGTCGACAGTTAAAGGTGCGCACGCACGCATGTGTCTGTTAGAGcaactttacatgtattacgAGATGGGCGTGACTTGTTGTTTGTTACAAAGTCCGACGGTCAAAAGAATGATTGAACCAGTTATATGTAACAGttttgtcagaaaaaaaaacacttcttAG